Proteins co-encoded in one Aspergillus luchuensis IFO 4308 DNA, chromosome 6, nearly complete sequence genomic window:
- a CDS encoding uncharacterized protein (CAZy:AA7;~COG:C;~EggNog:ENOG410PM8F;~InterPro:IPR006093,IPR006094,IPR036318,IPR016169, IPR016166,IPR016167,IPR012951;~PFAM:PF08031,PF01565;~SMCOG1138:FAD linked oxidase domain protein;~antiSMASH:Cluster_6.4;~go_function: GO:0016491 - oxidoreductase activity [Evidence IEA];~go_function: GO:0050660 - flavin adenine dinucleotide binding [Evidence IEA];~go_function: GO:0071949 - FAD binding [Evidence IEA];~go_process: GO:0055114 - oxidation-reduction process [Evidence IEA]) translates to MHIIWRDTAEETDYEAARLRGIFTGDIPPYYPLAIVHARTTNDVIKTINLAKQKNCQVAVRAGGHSHPVWSLHPNSILLDLGYWKELDIDNETKIVRATPAVTSGEISKYLNKRGLFFTAAHHPDVGLGGYMLQGGSGWKYRRLGWACESLEAVEVVTANGKLLLCNRLQNQELYWAARGAGPGVVTNFYLQASPFHAEGVRSSGYVYPSHRYREIFTWAQSMVSKTSPDIDILLRAMHSESDDDIYLTVQFFAMEKTCSDAEQALHIVDEERPSGAISEWSCEEDSLKSQFAAIKKSSPPGYYYITDNVLLNNDCDAITVLQEAFLTLPQSKSWAAWTPRYPSSDHEIAGMAKGIQANHYFVIHLICEDAVSAKQYKKHLQDIMEKIRPSIVGHYLGDSDLNDDPKWYWGEENSKRLMKIRHHWDPDGLFAATHNDLT, encoded by the exons TATCGTCCATGCCAGAACAACAAATGACGTAATAAAGACCATCAATCTAGCGAAACAGAAAAATTGCCAGGTGGCAGTGCGTGCCGGAGGACATTCGCATCCTGTCTGGAGCCTTCATCCGAACTCCATCTTGCTTGACCTCGGCTACTGGAAGGAGCTGGACATCGACAATGAGACGAAGATTGTTCGAGCAACCCCTGCTGTAACAAGTGGGGAAATCAGTAAGTATTTGAATAAACGCGGCCTGTTCTTCACTGCTGCGCATCATCCGGATGTTGGTCTGGGTGGGTATATGCTACAGGGCGGTTCGGGGTGGAAATATCGG AGGTTGGGGTGGGCCTGTGAAAGCCTTGAGGCAGTTGAAGTTGTGACTGCAAATGgcaagcttcttctttgcaaTCGTTTGCAGAACCAGGAACTCTACTGGGCGGCGAGGGGTGCAGGACCGG GCGTCGTGACAAATTTTTACCTACAAGCATCACCTTTCCACGCAGAAGGTGTTCGCTCCTCCGGATATGTCTACCCTAGCCACCGGTATCGCGAGATCTTCACCTGGGCGCAATCGATGGTATCGAAAACGTCTCCCGATATCGATATACTGCTGAGGGCCATGCATTCGGAGTCAGATGACGATATATACTTGACAGTGCAGTTTTttgcgatggagaagacatGCTCCGACGCTGAACAGGCTCTTCATATAGTCGATGAAGAACGGCCTTCAGGTGCTATTAGCGAATGGTCCTGTGAGGAAGACAGTCTCAAGAGCCAATTTGCAGCGATCAAGAAAAGTAGCCCGCCGGGATATTATTACATCACCGATAATGTCTTATTGAACAATGACTGTGACGCTATAACTGTGCTTCAGGAAGCATTTTTGACGTTGCCACAAAGTAAGTCATGGGCTGCCTGGACGCCCAGGTATCCAAGCAGTGACCACGAGATAGCCGGTATGGCAAAGGGAATACAGGCAAACCATTATTTTGTGATCCATCTAATCTGCGAGGATGCTGTCAGTGCCAAGCAGTATAAGAAGCATCTGCAGGATATAATGGAGAAAATACGGCCAAGCATTGTCGGTCACTACTTGGGTGACTCAGATCTGAACGACGATCCGAAGTGGTACTGGGGTGAAGAAAACAGTAAACGTCTGATGAAAATTCGACACCACTGGGACCCGGATGGACTTTTTGCAGCCACGCATAATGACCTGACATAG